Proteins found in one Actinomycetota bacterium genomic segment:
- a CDS encoding cold-shock protein, giving the protein MPQGTVKWFNADKGYGFIQPDEGGEDLFVHFSAIQVPGYKSLNEGQKVTYEVTQGQKGPQASNVQPA; this is encoded by the coding sequence ATGCCTCAGGGAACTGTCAAGTGGTTCAACGCGGACAAGGGCTACGGGTTCATCCAGCCTGACGAGGGCGGGGAGGACCTGTTCGTACACTTCTCCGCCATCCAGGTGCCAGGCTACAAGAGCCTGAACGAGGGCCAGAAGGTGACCTACGAGGTGACCCAGGGTCAGAAAGGCCCGCAGGCCAGCAACGTCCAGCCAGCCTGA
- a CDS encoding ATP-binding protein, with translation MGRVIGTEDATPLEFWVAIADGRFLQLDDVVALARTPPGRDPVRIYGIVTQVRARHEGARFDSDVFLIEDGVLPAEVCEAAQILATRFEPEVFVPPLPGQPVRRAEGVERHEALFFDGMVRRLPAGLSRDDEPVYINLEFLDGTRGAHVNISGVSGVATKTSYATFLLHSLFTSGVLGGAVNTKALVFNVKGEDLLFLDRPNLKLDEEQRDRYRRLGLEATPFGSVELWAPPRRGATTAAADTGARSEGVRAFFWTIEEFCADGLLEFLFADAQDDRQQYTMVVHNVMARLKEAAPTGDGGVTIDGVTVRTFRALVDVIRDRAEDDDPVVRERWAGRAIGQGTVHAFVRRLYATQRHVEHLIRGDVAHPERHRITRHAQVTVVDIHNLNDRAKRFVVGVTLRRAFDDKERSGQADPLLFVVLDELNKYAPRDGSSPIKELLLDVAERGRSLGIILIGAQQTASEVERRVIANSAVRVVGRLDSAEASREEYGFLPTAHRQRATIVKPGTMILAQPELPVPLMLEFPFPAWATRAVEAGADPQPGDHPADPFEGLTADIDTGLPF, from the coding sequence GTGGGCCGGGTGATCGGGACCGAGGACGCCACCCCGCTGGAGTTCTGGGTCGCGATCGCCGACGGCAGGTTCCTGCAGCTCGACGACGTGGTGGCGTTGGCGCGGACGCCACCGGGCCGCGATCCGGTCCGCATCTACGGGATCGTGACGCAGGTCCGCGCCCGGCACGAGGGGGCCCGCTTCGACAGCGACGTGTTCCTGATCGAGGACGGGGTGTTGCCGGCGGAGGTCTGCGAGGCCGCGCAGATCCTGGCGACCCGCTTCGAACCGGAGGTGTTCGTCCCGCCGCTGCCCGGCCAGCCGGTCCGCCGTGCCGAGGGTGTCGAACGCCACGAGGCGCTGTTCTTCGACGGGATGGTCCGCCGGCTCCCGGCCGGCCTGTCCCGCGACGACGAGCCGGTGTACATCAACCTGGAGTTCCTCGACGGTACCCGCGGCGCGCACGTCAACATCAGCGGCGTGTCGGGGGTGGCCACCAAGACCAGCTACGCCACCTTCCTGCTGCACAGCCTGTTCACGTCGGGGGTGCTCGGCGGGGCGGTGAACACCAAGGCGCTGGTGTTCAACGTCAAGGGTGAGGACCTGCTGTTCCTGGATCGGCCGAACCTCAAGCTCGACGAGGAGCAGCGCGACCGGTACCGCCGCCTGGGTCTGGAAGCCACACCGTTCGGCTCGGTGGAGCTGTGGGCGCCGCCACGGCGCGGGGCGACGACCGCAGCGGCCGACACCGGTGCCCGCAGCGAAGGCGTGCGGGCGTTCTTCTGGACGATCGAGGAGTTCTGCGCCGACGGGCTGCTTGAGTTCCTCTTCGCTGACGCCCAGGACGACCGCCAGCAGTACACCATGGTGGTCCACAACGTGATGGCGCGTCTGAAGGAGGCCGCTCCGACCGGCGACGGCGGCGTCACCATCGACGGGGTGACGGTGCGCACGTTCCGGGCGCTGGTGGACGTGATCCGCGACCGGGCCGAGGACGACGACCCGGTCGTCCGTGAGCGCTGGGCGGGACGCGCCATCGGGCAGGGCACGGTGCACGCGTTCGTCCGCCGACTGTACGCGACGCAGCGTCACGTCGAGCACCTGATCCGCGGTGACGTCGCTCACCCCGAGCGTCACCGCATCACACGCCACGCGCAGGTGACGGTGGTGGACATCCACAACCTCAACGACCGGGCGAAGCGCTTCGTGGTCGGCGTGACGCTGCGGCGGGCGTTCGATGACAAGGAACGGTCTGGTCAGGCCGATCCGCTGCTGTTCGTTGTCCTCGATGAGCTGAACAAGTACGCCCCGCGGGACGGTTCCAGCCCGATCAAGGAGCTGCTGCTGGACGTCGCCGAGCGGGGCCGGTCCCTGGGGATCATCCTGATCGGCGCGCAGCAGACCGCCAGCGAGGTGGAGCGGCGCGTGATCGCCAACTCCGCGGTCCGGGTGGTGGGCCGCCTCGACAGCGCCGAGGCATCCCGCGAGGAGTACGGGTTCCTCCCCACTGCCCACCGTCAGCGCGCCACCATCGTCAAGCCCGGGACCATGATCCTGGCCCAGCCGGAGCTGCCGGTCCCGCTGATGCTGGAGTTCCCCTTCCCGGCGTGGGCGACCCGCGCGGTCGAAGCCGGCGCTGACCCCCAACCTGGCGACCACCCGGCCGACCCCTTCGAGGGGCTCACCGCCGACATCGACACGGGCCTGCCGTTCTAG
- a CDS encoding metallophosphatase family protein, which translates to MHVVVLADTHIKRGSSRRLPPTARAAVEEADRILHAGDIVIGEVLDELGGYAPVHAVLGNNDRELVGDLPETLQIDLDGLQVAMVHDSGPRPGRAGRLRRRFPDAGLVVFGHSHQPVNEPGIDGQWLLNPGSPTERRRQPHHTIAMFDVDDGVLVDPRIVVV; encoded by the coding sequence ATGCACGTCGTGGTCCTCGCCGATACCCACATCAAGCGGGGCTCGTCACGTCGGCTCCCGCCGACAGCGCGGGCCGCGGTCGAGGAGGCAGACCGCATCCTGCACGCCGGGGACATCGTCATCGGCGAGGTCCTCGACGAGCTGGGCGGGTACGCACCCGTCCACGCGGTCCTCGGGAACAACGACCGCGAACTCGTCGGCGACCTCCCGGAGACGCTCCAGATCGATCTCGACGGGCTGCAGGTGGCGATGGTCCACGACAGCGGACCCCGACCCGGCCGGGCTGGGCGGCTACGGCGGCGGTTCCCCGACGCCGGCCTGGTCGTGTTCGGCCACAGCCATCAGCCGGTGAACGAGCCGGGCATCGACGGGCAGTGGCTGCTCAACCCCGGCTCACCGACCGAACGTCGCCGCCAGCCGCACCACACCATCGCGATGTTCGACGTCGACGACGGCGTCCTGGTCGACCCACGCATCGTGGTGGTCTGA
- a CDS encoding exonuclease SbcCD subunit D, with translation MRILHTSDWHVGRTIRGRSRADEHRAALSEITRIAADEGVDLVVVAGDLFDTAAPTAEAERIVYRALLELAATGADVVVVAGNHDHPRRLEAVAPLLNLARVHTRARLARPDEGGVVDVTARGGEVARIALLPFLSQRSIVTADDLMALDADQHAGRYAERCRQIVAALTTGFTTDTVNIVVAHLTVVGGVLGGGERQAHSIFDYVVPTQVFPATSHYVALGHLHRPQTIPGPCPIRYSGSPLQLDFGEARGDKVVTIVDATPGAPAQIRNVRLRAGRRLRTVSGTLEELAEADFGDDYLRIVLEEPARPGLADEARARFPHAVDVTVAAAELRDDPGDWSIAGFQRSPSDLFSEYLTEIGHDDPALGTLFRQLLEEAHASDPA, from the coding sequence GTGAGGATCCTGCACACCTCCGACTGGCACGTCGGGCGCACCATTCGGGGACGCAGCCGCGCGGACGAACACCGCGCCGCACTGTCGGAGATCACACGGATCGCCGCCGACGAGGGCGTCGACCTGGTCGTGGTCGCCGGGGACCTGTTCGACACCGCCGCGCCGACCGCCGAGGCCGAGCGCATCGTGTACCGCGCGCTGCTGGAGCTGGCCGCCACCGGGGCCGACGTCGTGGTCGTCGCCGGCAACCACGACCACCCACGGCGCCTCGAGGCGGTCGCGCCACTGCTGAACCTGGCCCGTGTCCACACCCGGGCACGGCTGGCCCGCCCCGACGAGGGCGGCGTGGTGGACGTCACCGCCCGGGGTGGCGAGGTCGCCCGGATCGCGCTCCTGCCGTTCCTGTCGCAGCGGTCGATCGTGACCGCCGACGACCTGATGGCCCTCGACGCCGACCAGCACGCCGGGCGGTACGCCGAACGCTGCCGACAGATCGTCGCTGCGCTCACGACCGGGTTCACCACCGACACGGTCAACATCGTCGTGGCCCACCTGACGGTCGTGGGTGGTGTGCTGGGCGGAGGCGAGCGGCAGGCTCACAGCATCTTCGACTACGTCGTCCCCACGCAGGTGTTCCCGGCCACCTCCCACTACGTCGCGCTGGGCCACCTGCACCGTCCCCAGACCATCCCCGGGCCGTGCCCGATCCGCTACAGCGGTTCCCCTCTGCAGCTGGACTTCGGCGAGGCGCGCGGTGACAAGGTCGTCACGATCGTCGACGCGACCCCCGGCGCGCCGGCGCAGATCCGCAACGTGCGGTTGCGTGCCGGACGGCGGCTGCGCACCGTCAGCGGCACGCTCGAGGAGCTGGCCGAGGCCGACTTCGGCGACGACTACCTGCGGATCGTGCTGGAGGAACCCGCCCGCCCGGGCCTCGCCGACGAGGCCCGGGCGCGCTTCCCCCACGCGGTCGACGTCACGGTCGCCGCCGCGGAACTGCGCGACGACCCCGGTGACTGGTCGATCGCCGGTTTCCAGCGGTCACCTTCAGACCTGTTCAGCGAGTACCTGACCGAGATCGGTCACGACGATCCCGCGCTCGGCACCCTGTTCCGCCAACTGCTGGAGGAGGCTCATGCGTCCGACCCGGCTTGA
- a CDS encoding SMC family ATPase, producing the protein MRPTRLEVAGFASFREPAAVDLDGVDLFAFTGPTGSGKTSLLDAITFALYGSVARYDDRRLVAPVISQGRVEARVRLDFRVGDRPYTAVRVVRRTSSGGASTREARLESAGTTLAGNERELTATVEGLLGLTFEHFIRCVVLPQGDFQRFLHAKPGERQDLLIRLLDLGIYRRLASHARDRAARREQEEQLLAQRLETDLAGATPKARAAAQARVRQLDELLATVEAARPDLDALAGEGMRARATADEAGRRAEALTGVAVPADVAALAGRLAAASGELQAAEAAATAAAGDLDAAEDARAQHPDVAALQSAAGALRRRGDLVTELDRARSDHATVTAAAAAIAAHAQQAGRTVRDARATLEQRRRDHAAHTLSAELRAGQPCPVCRQVVDTVPTADLPGDLVAARDALAAAEDAAAHAEAQRRRAEADVGMATSRIQSLERQLADVDGDLRVAADVVGGDVTADAVQTALRDVADADAAVAAARDAERSARRRRADATQALQDLTGAIDAAWQAFDGIRDDLAGLGLQPPTADRADLAGSWATLATWAAQHAPNQREAAAAARATLERCERRYRARLGELRTACAGAGVDTDGEPRDAIVAARAAARAALDRLERDLAEAARVRRRRRAAAEATTVARTLGRHLDARNFERWLLARALRRLLAGASTILRDLSDGAYSLTLDDGGAFQVVDHRNADERRPARTLSGGETFLASLALALSLAEHLADLAAHGSARLDALFLDEGFGTLDADTLDTVAAAIEELGARGRMVGLVTHVRELAERVPVRYEVRKVASSSTVDKVPA; encoded by the coding sequence ATGCGTCCGACCCGGCTTGAGGTGGCAGGGTTCGCGTCCTTCCGTGAGCCGGCGGCCGTCGACCTCGACGGGGTCGACCTGTTCGCGTTCACCGGCCCCACCGGGAGCGGCAAGACCAGCCTGCTCGACGCGATCACCTTCGCCCTGTACGGGTCGGTGGCCCGCTACGACGACCGTCGCCTGGTCGCGCCGGTCATCAGCCAGGGCAGGGTGGAGGCGCGGGTCCGCCTCGATTTCCGGGTCGGCGACCGGCCGTACACGGCGGTTCGGGTGGTGCGCCGCACATCCAGCGGTGGCGCGTCGACGCGTGAAGCTCGTCTCGAGAGCGCCGGCACGACGCTGGCCGGGAACGAGCGTGAGCTGACCGCCACGGTCGAGGGCCTGTTGGGCCTGACGTTCGAGCACTTCATCCGCTGCGTCGTCCTGCCCCAGGGCGACTTCCAGCGGTTCCTGCACGCCAAGCCCGGGGAGCGCCAGGATCTGCTGATCCGGCTGTTGGACCTTGGGATCTACCGGCGGCTGGCCAGCCACGCCCGCGACCGGGCCGCACGCCGCGAGCAGGAGGAGCAGCTGCTCGCCCAGCGGCTCGAGACGGATCTGGCCGGCGCCACACCGAAGGCGCGCGCAGCCGCCCAGGCGCGTGTGCGCCAGCTCGACGAGCTGCTCGCGACGGTCGAGGCCGCCCGACCCGACCTGGATGCGCTGGCCGGTGAGGGGATGCGAGCCCGCGCGACAGCGGACGAGGCGGGGCGCCGCGCCGAGGCGCTGACCGGGGTGGCGGTCCCAGCCGACGTCGCCGCTCTGGCGGGGCGGTTGGCCGCCGCCAGCGGTGAGCTCCAGGCAGCCGAGGCGGCCGCGACCGCCGCAGCCGGCGACCTGGACGCCGCCGAGGACGCACGCGCTCAGCACCCGGACGTGGCTGCGCTGCAGTCTGCAGCCGGGGCCCTGCGCCGCCGGGGCGACCTCGTCACGGAACTCGACCGGGCCCGCAGCGACCATGCCACCGTGACAGCCGCGGCGGCGGCGATCGCCGCCCACGCGCAGCAGGCCGGACGGACAGTGCGCGACGCCCGCGCGACGCTCGAGCAGCGCCGGCGCGACCACGCCGCGCACACCCTGAGCGCTGAGCTCCGTGCCGGACAGCCCTGTCCGGTGTGCCGGCAGGTGGTCGATACCGTGCCCACGGCGGATCTTCCCGGCGACCTCGTCGCGGCCCGCGACGCGCTGGCGGCGGCCGAGGATGCCGCTGCCCACGCCGAGGCGCAGCGGCGTCGGGCCGAGGCCGACGTCGGCATGGCCACGAGCCGCATCCAGAGCCTGGAACGCCAACTGGCCGACGTCGACGGCGATCTGCGGGTCGCGGCGGACGTCGTCGGTGGCGACGTCACCGCCGACGCGGTGCAGACAGCTCTGCGTGACGTCGCGGACGCCGACGCCGCCGTGGCGGCGGCCCGCGACGCCGAGCGCAGCGCCCGGCGACGCCGTGCGGACGCCACCCAGGCGCTGCAGGATCTGACCGGAGCGATCGACGCGGCGTGGCAGGCCTTCGACGGGATCCGCGACGATCTCGCCGGTCTGGGACTGCAGCCGCCGACGGCCGACCGTGCCGACCTGGCCGGCAGCTGGGCAACGCTGGCAACGTGGGCGGCCCAGCACGCCCCCAACCAGCGCGAGGCCGCCGCAGCGGCCCGAGCCACGCTCGAGCGCTGTGAGCGGCGCTACCGCGCCCGGCTCGGTGAGCTCCGCACCGCCTGTGCCGGCGCCGGGGTCGACACCGACGGCGAGCCGCGGGACGCGATCGTGGCGGCGCGCGCGGCCGCGCGAGCCGCCCTCGACCGTCTCGAGCGCGACCTGGCCGAAGCGGCTCGGGTCCGCCGGCGGCGCCGCGCCGCCGCCGAGGCGACCACGGTCGCACGCACGCTCGGCCGGCACCTCGACGCACGCAACTTCGAGCGGTGGCTGCTGGCGCGGGCGCTCCGTCGGCTGCTGGCCGGGGCGTCGACGATCCTGCGTGACCTGTCGGACGGGGCGTACTCGCTCACCCTCGACGACGGCGGCGCCTTCCAGGTCGTCGACCATCGCAACGCCGACGAACGCCGGCCGGCGCGGACGCTGTCGGGCGGCGAGACGTTCCTGGCGTCGCTGGCGCTGGCTCTCTCGCTCGCCGAGCACCTGGCGGACCTGGCCGCGCACGGTTCGGCCCGCCTCGACGCCCTGTTCCTCGACGAAGGCTTCGGGACCCTGGACGCCGACACGCTCGACACGGTCGCCGCCGCCATCGAGGAGCTCGGGGCGCGCGGGCGGATGGTCGGGCTGGTCACCCACGTCCGCGAGCTGGCCGAACGCGTCCCCGTGCGCTACGAGGTCCGCAAGGTCGCCAGCAGCTCGACCGTCGACAAGGTGCCGGCGTGA
- a CDS encoding BldC family transcriptional regulator, whose protein sequence is MQRRGDDEQELLTPGQVAKRFGVNPKTITRWADAGKLTAIRTLGGHRRYRASEVEALLEQSVEPRREDDGDGAQWR, encoded by the coding sequence GTGCAGCGCCGAGGTGACGACGAACAGGAACTGCTGACGCCGGGACAGGTGGCCAAGCGGTTCGGGGTGAATCCCAAGACCATCACGCGGTGGGCGGACGCCGGGAAGCTCACGGCGATCCGAACGCTCGGCGGTCACCGCCGCTACCGGGCGTCGGAGGTCGAGGCCCTGCTCGAGCAGAGCGTGGAGCCCCGCCGCGAGGATGACGGCGACGGGGCCCAGTGGCGGTGA
- a CDS encoding valine dehydrogenase, with the protein MARYAARARAARRARTLPAYACSSPAVAKSGVTTAGATDGTEDPGGREVDGPFSLLEGHEQVVYTSNEDAGLRCIIAIHSTALGPSLGGTRFFPYPDEEAALVDVLRLSQAMTYKAACAGLTLGGGKAAIIGDPETDKTEPLLRAYGRAIESLNGRYITACDVGTYPDDMAVVAEETRWATGMDRAHGGSGDSGVTTAYGVFVAVRAVAEHLWGSDQLDGRHVAIQGLGKVGGRLARHLAEAGAKLTVADIDADAVDRVVARTGAEVVDPVDILEVDADILSPNALGAVLSEQTIDRLGVAAICGGANNQLATVEDAGRLQDRGILYAPDYVVNAGGLIQVSDELRPGGYSEERAFRCAKRIGQTLRDIFDLAHELDVTTELAAELVAERRIAAVGRLRSFYLRSRSR; encoded by the coding sequence ATGGCGCGGTACGCGGCCCGGGCACGGGCGGCTCGGCGCGCGCGTACGCTCCCAGCCTACGCCTGCAGCAGCCCCGCGGTGGCGAAGAGTGGCGTCACCACCGCTGGCGCCACGGACGGGACCGAGGACCCAGGAGGGCGGGAGGTGGACGGGCCGTTCTCGCTGCTCGAGGGCCACGAGCAGGTGGTGTACACCTCCAACGAGGACGCGGGTCTGCGCTGCATCATCGCGATCCACTCGACGGCGCTCGGACCGTCGCTGGGCGGAACGCGGTTCTTCCCGTACCCGGACGAAGAGGCGGCGCTGGTCGACGTCCTGCGTCTCAGCCAGGCGATGACGTACAAGGCGGCCTGCGCAGGACTGACCCTCGGCGGGGGCAAGGCAGCCATCATCGGCGACCCGGAGACCGACAAGACCGAGCCGCTCCTGCGTGCCTACGGCCGCGCGATCGAGTCGCTCAACGGCCGCTACATCACCGCCTGCGACGTCGGCACGTACCCGGACGACATGGCGGTCGTCGCCGAAGAGACCCGGTGGGCGACGGGGATGGATCGGGCCCACGGCGGGTCCGGAGACAGCGGGGTCACCACCGCCTACGGCGTCTTCGTCGCGGTCAGAGCGGTCGCGGAGCACCTGTGGGGCTCGGATCAGCTCGATGGGCGCCACGTCGCTATCCAGGGACTAGGGAAGGTCGGCGGACGTCTGGCTCGCCACCTCGCCGAGGCCGGGGCGAAGCTGACCGTCGCCGACATCGACGCCGACGCGGTCGACCGCGTGGTCGCGCGCACCGGCGCGGAGGTGGTGGATCCGGTCGACATCCTGGAGGTGGACGCTGACATCTTGTCCCCCAACGCGCTCGGCGCGGTGCTGAGCGAGCAGACCATCGACCGGCTCGGAGTGGCCGCGATCTGCGGTGGGGCGAACAACCAGCTCGCGACCGTCGAGGACGCCGGGCGCCTCCAGGACCGTGGCATCCTCTACGCCCCCGACTACGTGGTGAACGCCGGTGGACTGATCCAAGTCTCCGACGAGCTGCGGCCCGGCGGGTACTCGGAGGAGCGAGCCTTCCGCTGCGCCAAACGGATCGGTCAGACCCTGCGGGACATCTTCGACCTCGCCCACGAACTGGACGTCACCACCGAGTTGGCGGCCGAGCTCGTCGCCGAAAGGCGCATCGCCGCGGTCGGTCGCCTGCGCAGCTTCTACCTCCGCAGCCGGAGCCGGTGA
- the purM gene encoding phosphoribosylformylglycinamidine cyclo-ligase, which produces MASDDPLSYAAAGVDRAAADAAIERLGPLLDKARRPEVLSGIGGFAGLFALDTRRWRAPVLASSADGVGTKVELARQLDVLETVGQDLVAMVADDLVVTGAEPLFLLDYLAVGRLDPDRVERIVAGVAEGCRVAGCALVGGETAEHPGSMDDDAFDLSGFGVGIVEREALLGPHRVQVGDALIAMAASGLHANGYSLVRRAVADADLFASHGLPRSLGQELLTPTRIYARDCLALAAALPVRTFCHITGGGLPGNLARILPEGLGARIDTATWERPAVFGLVQRLGRIPDEEMWATFNQGIGMVAVVAPAAADDAVNLLAGRGVPAWVVGEVRPAGGIAIT; this is translated from the coding sequence ATGGCCAGCGACGACCCGCTCTCGTACGCCGCCGCCGGAGTGGATCGGGCGGCGGCCGACGCCGCGATCGAGCGGCTCGGACCGCTGTTGGACAAGGCCCGCCGCCCGGAGGTGCTGAGCGGGATCGGTGGCTTCGCTGGCCTGTTCGCCCTGGATACCCGACGGTGGCGCGCACCGGTCCTGGCCAGCTCCGCCGACGGGGTCGGCACCAAGGTGGAACTGGCGCGCCAGCTGGACGTGCTCGAGACGGTCGGACAGGACCTGGTCGCCATGGTGGCCGACGACCTGGTCGTGACCGGCGCCGAACCGCTGTTCCTTCTCGATTACCTGGCGGTCGGCCGGCTCGACCCCGACCGTGTCGAGCGGATCGTCGCCGGCGTCGCCGAGGGGTGCCGCGTCGCCGGGTGTGCTCTGGTCGGCGGCGAGACGGCCGAGCATCCCGGCAGCATGGACGACGACGCCTTCGACCTGTCGGGCTTCGGTGTCGGGATCGTCGAGCGCGAAGCCCTGCTGGGCCCCCACCGCGTCCAGGTCGGCGACGCACTGATCGCCATGGCAGCCAGCGGACTGCACGCGAACGGCTACAGCCTCGTCCGACGAGCGGTCGCGGACGCCGATCTGTTCGCCAGCCACGGCCTGCCGCGGTCGCTCGGCCAGGAGCTGCTCACCCCGACCCGCATCTACGCGCGGGACTGTCTGGCACTTGCCGCGGCGCTGCCCGTGCGGACGTTCTGCCACATCACCGGAGGTGGCCTCCCCGGCAACCTGGCTCGCATCCTGCCCGAGGGCCTCGGCGCACGGATCGACACCGCGACGTGGGAGCGACCCGCCGTGTTCGGCCTTGTTCAGCGTCTGGGACGCATCCCCGACGAGGAGATGTGGGCGACGTTCAACCAGGGCATCGGGATGGTGGCGGTGGTGGCCCCGGCGGCGGCCGACGACGCGGTCAACCTGCTGGCGGGGCGTGGTGTGCCCGCCTGGGTCGTGGGCGAGGTCCGACCGGCTGGCGGGATCGCCATCACGTGA
- a CDS encoding GNAT family N-acetyltransferase, protein MTSDLRPLSVDDAEAAFALRAQAFNIPAGDRDRYLTRFRPDHHLGAFVDDRLIASLAVLPLGQWFGGRSVPMGGLASVAVAPEHRSTGVASRLMRLALSLMRDRGQVISTLYPATNVPYRRLGWELAGARVRRRLPLRTLADLPRPAVQVVAVDLDADLDRVQGVYDRVATMTDGFIDRTGDRWQTILDHLTRHDHTYVYAALEDDGELDGYVAYRHEEPPPDADEFYRLRVIELVAGRGAAATALWRLLAANRGVSATVSWYGGLHEPLSFVVDEQDARIEDDWHWMTRLVDVAGAVAARGYPTDADVTVQLALVDEVAPWNGGRWVLDVRDGKGVLTPGGAGTVRTTVGALAPLYTGLTSPWALARVGLLEAATGDDLRALGRAFAGPSPWMLDFF, encoded by the coding sequence GTGACCAGTGACCTGCGCCCACTGAGCGTCGACGACGCCGAGGCGGCGTTCGCCTTGCGCGCCCAGGCGTTCAACATCCCTGCGGGCGACCGTGATCGGTACCTCACCCGCTTCCGTCCCGACCACCACCTGGGCGCCTTCGTCGACGACCGGCTGATCGCGTCGCTGGCGGTCCTGCCGTTGGGGCAGTGGTTCGGCGGGCGGTCGGTGCCCATGGGCGGCCTGGCGAGCGTCGCGGTGGCGCCCGAGCACCGCAGCACCGGGGTGGCGTCGCGACTGATGCGCCTGGCCCTGTCGCTGATGCGTGACCGTGGCCAGGTGATCAGCACGCTGTACCCGGCGACCAACGTCCCCTACCGACGCCTGGGGTGGGAGCTGGCCGGGGCACGGGTGCGCCGACGCCTGCCCCTGCGCACGCTGGCCGATCTGCCCCGCCCCGCGGTGCAGGTCGTGGCGGTGGACCTGGACGCCGACCTCGACCGGGTCCAAGGCGTCTACGACCGCGTGGCGACGATGACCGATGGGTTCATCGACCGTACCGGCGACCGCTGGCAGACCATCCTGGACCACCTCACCCGCCACGACCACACCTACGTGTACGCGGCGCTCGAGGACGACGGTGAGCTGGACGGGTACGTCGCGTACCGCCACGAGGAGCCCCCACCCGACGCCGACGAGTTCTACCGGCTGCGGGTCATCGAGCTGGTCGCGGGTCGTGGCGCCGCGGCCACGGCGCTGTGGCGGCTGCTGGCCGCCAACCGGGGAGTGAGCGCCACCGTCAGCTGGTACGGGGGCCTGCACGAGCCGCTGTCGTTCGTCGTCGACGAGCAGGACGCCCGCATCGAGGACGATTGGCACTGGATGACACGGCTGGTCGACGTGGCCGGTGCGGTGGCTGCCCGCGGCTACCCCACCGACGCCGACGTCACCGTGCAGTTGGCGCTGGTCGACGAGGTCGCCCCGTGGAACGGTGGCCGGTGGGTGCTCGACGTCCGTGATGGTAAGGGGGTGCTGACGCCGGGCGGTGCCGGGACGGTGCGCACGACGGTCGGCGCGCTCGCACCCCTGTACACCGGCCTGACGTCACCGTGGGCGCTGGCGCGCGTGGGTCTGCTGGAGGCAGCGACCGGCGACGACCTGCGCGCCCTGGGGCGGGCGTTCGCCGGTCCCTCGCCGTGGATGCTCGACTTCTTCTAA